GTCGATCTTCCAGACCATGTCCCCGGTCGTAGCGTCCTGCCGCAGCTCTCCGTTCACCCAGAGCTTGAGACGAAGGTTGTGGGGGTCCACGTCTTTTCCGGGCAGGAGAATGTAGGGGCCCATCGGGGCGAATCCGTCCGGCGCCTTCATGGCGAACCAGTCGATGAACTTCCCGCCGCCCATCGTGCTCCGGTCGCTCATGTCGTTGAAAAGGGTGTAGCCCCCGACGTGCTCCATTGCCTTTTCCTTCGGGATGTGGCGCCCGCCCCGCCCGATGATCACCCCGAGCTCAAGCTCGTAGTCCATCTTTTTCATCGAGGCCGGGTAGCGGACGGTGTCGTAGGGCCCGCCCACGCAGGTCGGGGGCTTGAGAAAGCAGTAAAGCGGAAGCTCTTCCTTGAAATCCTGCAGCTTGGTGAGGGACATTTCGGCGGCGTGCTCGGTGTAGTTGCGCGCCATGCAGAAGAGGGTGCGCGGCAAAACGGGCGGAAGGATCTGCACACCCTCCGGCGCGTAGGTGACCGGCAACCCGTCGAAGAGCATGGGCTGGCGGCGTCGCTTGTGGCGCTCGAGGGCGGCGAGGGCTTCCTCGGCCACCAACCGTCCGCTGGCCAGATCGGCCAGGAAGGCTTCGCAGGTCGGCGGCACTTCCTCGGAGGCGCGCTCGATGGCTTCCATCGGCGGAAGATCGACGAACGTGAGGGCATAGGCGAGCTCGAGATCGGCGATTTGTCCTCCGAAAACGAGCCCGACCCGGGGGGTGCCGCCCGCGCTGAAGGTACAGATGCGCATGAGGATCCTCTCCGCGAATGAGGGAGACGAATGCGGATGGTGAATCCGGAGATGATACTACGTTTTGCGGAGGGAGGAACCCGCCTCCGGCGGCGGATCGGAATTATAGTGCCATGAAGGCCAACGAGCACGGTTTAGAACGCAAGAGCATTTGTCCGGGGTTTTCGGTGCGGCCAGAAAGCCCCCTGTTCCCGGGGGGGGAGGGCATGCATGTGTCCAGACAGTTTCAAATACATATCGCTCTGGCCCATACAGCAATGAATGCCCGCGAAGGCCGGTCATCATTCCCATGAAAACGCGGTTTTTCTCTCTCCGCGCAGGCGGGCGCTCTCGGGGGCCGGCCCGGAGTCTTCATCGGAGGCCCCTGTTGTGGAGT
Above is a genomic segment from bacterium containing:
- a CDS encoding fumarylacetoacetate hydrolase family protein, with product MRICTFSAGGTPRVGLVFGGQIADLELAYALTFVDLPPMEAIERASEEVPPTCEAFLADLASGRLVAEEALAALERHKRRRQPMLFDGLPVTYAPEGVQILPPVLPRTLFCMARNYTEHAAEMSLTKLQDFKEELPLYCFLKPPTCVGGPYDTVRYPASMKKMDYELELGVIIGRGGRHIPKEKAMEHVGGYTLFNDMSDRSTMGGGKFIDWFAMKAPDGFAPMGPYILLPGKDVDPHNLRLKLWVNGELRQDATTGDMVWKIDEQIAYLSTIATLQPGDVIATGSPAGNAAVWGKYLKSGDEIEGEIHDIGRQKFKLKAEKPHYTLYSD